A single region of the Vicia villosa cultivar HV-30 ecotype Madison, WI linkage group LG4, Vvil1.0, whole genome shotgun sequence genome encodes:
- the LOC131596637 gene encoding cysteine proteinase 15A → MDRRFIFALFLFAAAATAATDNTNNDDFIIRQIVDKEEDHLLNAEHHFTSFKSKFSKTYATREEHDYRFGVFKSNLIKAKLHQKLDPTAEHGITKFSDLTASEFRRQFLGLKKRLRLPAHAQKAPILPTNNLPEDFDWREKGAVTPVKNQGSCGSCWAFSTTGALEGAHYLATGKLVSLSEQQLVDCDHVCDPEEAGACDSGCNGGLMNNAFEYLLESGGVVPEKDYAYTGRDGSCKFDKSKVVASVSNFSVVSLDEDQIAANLVKNGPLAIAINAAWMQTYMSGVSCPYVCAKARLDHGVLLVGFGKGAYAPIRLKEKPYWIIKNSWGENWGEQGYYKICRGRNVCGVDSMVSTVAAAQPNH, encoded by the exons ATGGACCGCCGTTTCATCTTCGCCCTCTTCCTCTTCGCCGCCGCAGCAACCGCCGCAACCGATAATACCAACAACGACGACTTCATCATCCGTCAAATCGTCGACAAAGAAGAAGATCACCTACTAAACGCCGAACATCACTTCACTTCCTTCAAGTCAAAGTTCAGCAAAACCTACGCGACGAGAGAGGAACACGATTACCGATTCGGCGTGTTCAAGTCGAATCTCATCAAAGCGAAGCTCCACCAGAAGCTCGATCCTACCGCGGAGCACGGGATAACTAAATTCTCCGATTTAACGGCGTCGGAGTTTCGCCGTCAGTTTCTCGGACTCAAGAAACGTCTCCGTTTGCCGGCTCACGCTCAGAAGGCTCCGATCCTCCCTACCAACAACCTCCCGGAGGATTTCGATTGGCGTGAGAAAGGCGCCGTTACTCCCGTCAAGAACCAG GGTTCATGCGGTTCATGTTGGGCGTTTAGCACAACTGGAGCTTTAGAAGGAGCACACTATCTGGCTACTGGGAAGCTAGTAAGCCTTAGCGAACAACAGCTTGTGGATTGTGATCATGTG TGTGATCCAGAGGAAGCTGGTGCATGTGACTCGGGCTGTAATGGTGGATTGATGAACAATGCATTTGAATATTTACTCGAGTCTGGGGGAGTGGTTCCAGAAAAGGACTATGCTTACACCGGAAGAGATGGCTCATGCAAATTTGACAAAAGCAAAGTTGTTGCATCTGTATCTAATTTCAGTGTGGTTTCCCTAGACGAAGACCAAATTGCTGCAAATCTAGTAAAGAATGGCCCTCTTGCAA TTGCTATTAATGCAGCATGGATGCAGACATACATGAGTGGCGTCTCATGCCCATACGTCTGTGCAAAAGCGCGTTTGGACCATGGTGTTCTTCTAGTTGGCTTTGGAAAAGGTGCTTATGCTCCCATTCGATTGAAGGAAAAGCCTTACTGGATCATTAAGAACTCTTGGGGAGAGAATTGGGGAGAACAGGGATATTACAAGATCTGCAGAGGTAGAAATGTCTGTGGTGTCGACTCAATGGTTTCAACTGTAGCTGCAGCTCAACCCAACCATTGA